The DNA segment TCATACTCTCTTCTTCTTTCATCGGTCCAATACTCGCGGGCTTCTTTTAATTTACTCTCAATCCACTCGTCATCACCTTCAACAACCATCCCAATCGCAAACAGTTCTTCCTTAAGTTCCTCCTTTGTCATCAGTTGTGTGTTATTGGCATGCGAATTGACCTGTTTGCAGATGTGTTCTAATATGAGCGGTTTGTGTTTTGCCCAATTAAAAACCGTAAAAATATGGCTTTCCCAATGACAAAAGTTAAAGAATGGTCTGGGAATATCAAACACCGGTTCAATGGTCTCATCTTCCCCTGTAGTCTCTCTTGCAGATAAGATGTCCCACCAATTATAGATTGCTTGTAACTCATAATCATTGGAATAAACATCGTAGTGAAGGTCTTTTATGCTAATAGGCTCTTCACCTTCTTCTGTAGTGAGAGGGTTCCATTCATTATAGAAATTCGAAAGCTTTTCAATGATGTCAGCATCGTTTTCATAGAGGTGTATCCACGTAATTTTGTAGTCGCCAGTTTTTTCTACCTGTAAATTATGTTGGGCTATAGGTGTTCGTTCTGAGGCCACTGTCCCAACATATTTCTCAAATAATGATGCTGCATTAGCTAGGGCTTTTTCCCGGTTTTTGTGTGTGCCAAAGCACTTTTTCCTAACAGTTTTGCCCTTTCTGGTTTTGCGAAGGACATATCCACCTCTGCCACCAGAATACGATTGTTCAAAGGCGACATGGACTCTATTTCCCTTGTCATCTTTAGCGTCTAATAATCTACCATTATGGTAGGTTGGGGTTTTGGGTTTTCCAGCCACAATAATTCACCTTTACCTTGGAATTTCTCGAAAACACACAATTCATTTTGCCAAAATACATGCCTATTATACACAATTTTAAAATCTTTTTCACGCTCATCTTTCCCAATTATTTTTCGAAAACTTGATTTTTGACGGATGAATACTTCCATCTTTCCCAAGTATCTTGTAAGTGCAATATTCACAAGGGCTTACAACGATTTTAATGCTGCATAAACGTAATTCTATGCTATATTTGCATTTGTGACGCGACACTGCATGTAAATAATATGGATTAGAAATTAATTGAAAGGAGGTCGGCAAATGGGACCATGACGAAAACGCAAAAAGCAATGTGAATTACTCAAGCATCTGCCGTCTGCAGATGATGAGACGCTTAAGGTCACAGCGAGCTCAGGAAGAGCTAAAGGGACCAAGTAAGAATTGTCAACCTCCATTTATAGGAGATGAAAATGAAAAATAGTTCAAACAGCCACAATACCCATAGTGACAGGAATATTGCTAAATCCAACTTATATTCAGCTTTTCGTCAAGAGCTTGAAAAATCGATTGATGAATATCGAAGCGAAGCAGCCGAAGGTTATGCAGGCCGAAATCTTTCGAAGGCAGATTATATTGATTCAGTGATATGTCATTTCTTGTCTGATTTGTTTTCGCGAATTAAGCCAATTCCAAAGGTCTTAGAGATACCGGAAGAGGAAGCTTATGTTTCTGCAAATGACATTCTCAACAAGTTAGGTCCGACAGGCGTGACGATTGGAGCTGCGGTCTTCCGTTTGGCACATCAGCTTGAAATTGAATTACCTGCTAACGGTATTGAAAGAGCTTCGAATAGCGTTGTCGCCTTCAAAGAGGATGGTGCTAAAGCATATGAAACTGCAGTACCTATAGTTATGTGCTATGAAGAATTTTTCTGGCAAGACATGGATGCAGTCATGAAACATATTTTCTACATGAAAGACAAGGTGGTAGAAAAGTTTGGTCAGGAAAGCAAAGAAGCAAGAATAGGATTGGAGCTTATGGAATTGCCACTAATGAGTCAAAGATTAGTGGTTGTCGCCATGCAATATCTTATGGAAGTACTGATTGGAGCCTCCATAGTCGAGAGTATTTTAGAAGAGTATCGAAGGGCAAGAAGCCTGCAGAAAAACCTTTCTGATGGAATAACGAAATTGCCCAATGAAATCTACCTTGATGTGCACCTAATACTTCTGCATTTAGGACGGATTCTGGAAATTCTTGGAGTAGATGCTCCTGATGGAAAGTAGCCGCTAAGAATTCATTTTTCTGATGTCGAAAGGAGGTCATTGAATGGAGCCATAAAGCTGTAATAGTACTCGAACATCTGCAGTGTCGCAGATGAGAGACGCTGAAAGGTCGCAGCGAGCTCTAAACGAGCTAAAGGGGCCAAGTAAGAATTGTTAACCTGCATTTATAGGAGCAAAAAAAGATGAAGAAGGTTGTTGAAGGTAAGTTGTACGATACGGAAGTCGCTGAGGAAATCTGCTACTACAGCTACGGTTATTCAGGAGATTTTCGCTACTGCAGTGAAGTACTTTACAAGAGTCCGAACGGTCAGTTCTTTATTGAGTACGATGGTGGCCCATACTCCAAATACAGTGAAGCAGGAGGGCCACAGAAAGTTTACGGTTCTTCAGGCATTAAGCTTGTCTCTGAAGATGAAGCACAATCCTTTGTCGAAGAGAACGGCTCTGCAGAAGATTACATCAAAGCTTTCGGTGAACCTGAAAAAGGCTAGTTGATGTAAGTATCAGATAGGGGCAATCCCGGGTAAGCCCCTAATCTGATACGACATAATTAGTTATTTCTCAATGTTCTGGGAAATAAAAAAGCTTATTATAAGGCTTAAAAACAGGGTTTGGATTGACTTGTAAAGTGAAAACAAAACATCTAAGCTTTATGTAGGAACACATTCTGCAAAGTGCAGAGATAGAAAGAAAAAAGTTAATTTCTAAGGAGAAAAATATGAAAAAGAAATTTATTTGTGAGGAATGTGGTGGAAGTCAAATAGGCTACCAAGAATATGTCAGCAGTGTTTCGCCTGTAGATTACGTTGGGCAAGAAGTTTATTACGGGGAGCCTCAGATTGATGAAAGTGATTCAGTCTGTGCTGATTTTGGGTTTCTGTGCTTGGATTGTGGACATCGTCTGTTTCACGCCGGTCAAAGAATCGAGACAGAGCAAGATTTGCAATATTATCTGAATGCAGACAGGCAAGTGCTGGCACAAGAAAATGGGGCGTACGTTAACCATCTTGAAGAGCACATTGAAATGCTTGAAAAATGCAGAAAAAATGAAAAATAAAAGAAGGAATTGTTTCCTAAGAAAAGAATTAAGAGAATAGAGTTCAGGCTCTGATGTTTATGAATGAATGTTGGATAAGATAATATGTTTTTTCACTCTATACCAATTCAAAAGTGAAGAAAGTAATGATAGAATAATATATGACGTCGTAATCTATCTTATCCGAGAGCTCGTCACGCCTGAACGTGGCGGGCTTTTTTATTGGAAAGGATAAGATATGAGCAAAATTCAGATAGAAATTAGCACTGAAGAATTTTTGGAACAGATTCATGGCAAGAATGCACTGATTTATTTCAATGTAGCTTCAAATACTTGGAGAAACAAGCCTCAGAGCTATTCAGAGGCAAAAAGAAAGCTCAAGTACCGTAACAGTCAGGGAGACGATATTGGCTTCATAGTCAATTCTGGTGGCTCTAAGAAGGAGGACATAAATCGCATCAATGCCTGTTTCATTGACTGGGATTGTGGCAGAGATGCTAATGGTGAGTATTTTTCACTTCATTATGTCAAAAAGAAAAAGGATGAGTTTGTTAAGTACCTTTCTGATTCTCCGCTGAATCCATCATATATCGTAGAAACAAGAAATGGATTTCATGTCTATTGGCTCACAAAGGATTATTCTGTTACTCCTGAACAGCTTGTTAATATCCAAAAAAGACTCATTGTATATTTCAATGCAGACCCATCATGTACTACTCCTAACAGAGTAATGCGTCTACCTGGATATCTTTGGATTAAATCTAAATCTAATTGTTCACCATTTAATGTTCGTATATATAATTACAATTCTCTTCGATATTCTTACAATGACTTTGATGCTTCATTCCCTTTTGTCTCAGATGATGATTTTTCTGAGTATTTAGAAGAAAACAAAAAGGGCAGGAAAAGTGACCACAATAATAGCTTTAGCTATTATAATAATACCTGTGATATTTATGAGGGCACTTTTCCTGATGATATTAAAGAGAAAGATAGTTTAACTAATAATAACAGCATCATAGATATACTCAAAAAGAAGAATTTAGCTGATTATCTTGGTATTGAGTATGATTGCCAAATTACTCCTGATAAGTCACTGCATTTGAGATGTCCCTTTCATGATGACAGCCAAGAGAGTGCGTCAATATTCGTAGATAAGCAAACAGGCCATTTTAGAATATACTGTCATAGTTCCCATTGCGGATTCAATGGCAGTATCATCGATGTAGTCATGAAACAGAAGAATTGTGATGTCAGTGATGCTGTTAGGCATTTGATTCAGCATTACGATATTCAGAAGGATGAAAAATGGAAAAAAGACAAAAGAAGGGAAATTGATGATAATATCAACATTGTCGAGAGGATAAATGAGCTCAAGGACGAATACCCGAACCTGTATCATTTTGTCAATAGAGTGAGAGATGATTTGCTTTCAAAGCTCAGATTTGCCAGAGATAAGATTGCTTTGCGTACTTCAAAGGGAGACGTGATTGTGATTTGTTCCTTGAGGAAATTCAATGCATTGAAGGGAGGGAGAAGAAATGACGTTGGAAGACAGAATGAAAGGATTGACAGATATTGTGTTTTGGGCCTGATGAGGAAATTGCCAGATGAGGAGATTACAAAATCTTTGATGATGAATTTACAGGGACAAAGAGATTCTTTGGTAAAAGGACTGGGTGTTAAGGGAGATAAGGCCAATATCTATCGTTCTCAGTGCTACAGTTTTCCAGCATATACACCAGATGTCTTGGCAGAAGCAGAAGAAACAGCTAAGAAACTAAGGGAGAATGGTGTCAAGATGAACTCAATTTCTAGAGACATGATTTGGCAGGTACTCGGTCCTGAGAAGGCTGCTCAAATTTATCCGCAGGTTCATAAACAGGGGATTAGCAGTGCCGGTAACAAGTTCATGGGCAAAGTTGAGTCATGCCTGTTGCAGCAGTTGCATACGCGAGGCTATGCAAGGGTTCCTGAAATTATCTCAGAAATAACACAAGAGTATGACTGGAAGTCTGTGACTGACAGAAGGGTCAAAAAGTACATTCCTGGTTTGCTCACAAAGCACGGACTGGCCGAGGTTACATGCACGAAAGCATTGAAAGAACAATTTAGAATCATCAGCAGAGGATATCCAAAAATAGTCATCAAAAAGTCAGTTCTTGCATCAGGTGCTGCATGAACGTCTCAGGCTTGCTTCTATGCTAATTAGGTTCTGGTAGAGGGGAACTTGCCTGGGTTCTCAATTGGTGGCTCAGGATGGATTCTGGTGGCTCTGGCGGAAGCTTATGATGTGCTTATGGTGTCTTATTAAGACCTGATTCATGTTGCGTTCTTTTCTCATTTTCATTTCCCAGAAAAAACAAAAATCATTTCTAATTATGGGAGATGAAAATTGCAGATGGAGAAATGGAAATGAAATCAGATAAAAGCATTGACCCAGTTATAAGATGGTTTCCGCACGAATATGAGCCTGAAGAAATTGAGTTTGAGTGGGATTATATCCTTGAAGAACTTGACCAGCTTATAGATGAAGTCAACCAAGATGGGTATTGGTACTGTACCGTTGAAAACTTTGGTTGGCAAAATCTCAGTGGTCATGCTTATCTTGAGTTTGAATCAGCAAGAGATATGCTTTTGAAAGTTCTTCCCAAATGTGAGTGCAGCTTCAATATTTATAGGGATGGCAAGGTTCTTAGAATTCAAAACTATCACCATGACAGTCCTACAGGTGAATGGTATGAATTAACGCCTATAACCGAAAAAGAATTTGATGAGAAATCACTGTAATTCCATGCCTTGTGACTTCATTGCTTAAGCGAGCAGACAACTTACATGCTATGGCTATGTCGGTCAGGCGTTGATTATAAGGCTAAGATGTCGCCACACAACGTGGCTGGCTTATCCCATAAGTCAATGTTTTTGCTGATTCGTCTTCTTTTGGTCATCATTGATATTTGTGCCATCAGGATGGATCCTGGTGCCTCTGGTGGGATGCCTGTGGAGTACTGAAGCTGTCCAATTTCCTTTTGATTCATGCTGTCTTTTTCTCTCATTCCTTTTGAAATTCTCACCCCTTTTTCCATTTCCCAGAAAAAACAAAAATCATTTCTAATTACCTGAGAGATGAAAATTGCAGATGGAGAAATGGAAATGGGAATTAGAGCGATAACTGATAATCAAGGCAAGACGCTCGACAGATACACAATTTGCTTCTGTGACGGCTCTTTACTGAATCTGTCTCATAATTGCGATTCGCCTCAGGGGGTGTTTATGTGGGGCGAGGGGTGTCCATCAACAGATGATAAGCGAATTAGCTTTGATGATTTGCCGTCGAATGTTCAGAGATATCTCACCAGAAAGGGGTTAGTCAAATGAGTAAGAACAGCCTAATAGCCGGAGCTCTTTTCGCCCTTTACAAAAGAAGCCTGACCCACGCCTATGCTTCTTTTAGGATGAATCAACTTCAGAAGCAACGTCAGAGGATGATTCAGAAATATGTGGAGCATTTCGAAGGCCAACTTAAGGATAAAGGCGGAAAGATAGTGTCGACCATTGCAATTATTTTGTCATGTCGAAAGGGTCTGAGCAAGAAGGATATCGAAGCAATTGTTGATGGAATCGTTGATTCCGATGATATTGATGTCGCCGTCCTAGGGATGCATATCTACAACAAGCTTCTTGAGATGAAAGTGTTGCGTCAAAATGGTTGAGACGCTCAGCAGATTGCTGGCAATTCTCTTGGTAGCTGTGGCTATGTTCAGTTCCATTAGCATGGCTTCGGAGGATATAACAGCGTCTGATTCTGAGATTACATCGGAAGATTTCAGAGCCTTTCAGACAATTGTACTTGTCTATCTCACATACCATTTTTTCTTCACTTGTGAATGGCGGTTCTTGTGGAAGCTTTGGAAGTATGCCTTTTATGTTTCATTGCTTTCGTCGCTATTTCGCTTTAGCTGGCTCATAAATGTGCGGGATTTGTATGATGCCATTGTGTTCATTTTGATTTTGCCCATAATTTTGGTTTTTGGTTGGGATAGTAAGTGAAAAATACTAGACAACAAAAAATATTGAAGCCTTTAGATGATTTTGATGAGGCTGTGAGCTTGTGGAATATCATGCCGAGTGGGTCAGGAAAAGCAGTACAGTTACTCAGGAAGATTGTTGACCAAGTACACGAGGATAGATTTTCGAATGGCAGTGTAAGGTATCCCTCTTTGCTAATTCATGGTCATGAGGGCAAAAGGACGCTAGCAAGAGCGTTCGTGAACAGCCTTGGATTTGATGAGGCTGATGAGATATATGGCCGATTTATGGATGCTGACCATAGAGCCAAAGCTTTTTTTGGCAAGCAGGGAGAGGTTTCTCATGTAATCCTTGACGCTGAAAAAATTAGGCCTGTTACTTTGTCGATTATCTGGGAAATGATAGAAAAAGGGGAGCATGATTTTACGAATATCCTGGGACAGAAGGAAAATATTTTCATCAGCGGTCCTTTGATTCTGACCACCTCTGATATTGGACGAGTGCATAAGTCCATTCGTGATGCTGCTGGTTTTACCGTGGAAGTTGAGCCTTTCTCAGAAGAGCAGATGAAGCTAATCATCCATCAAAGATTGGTATTTTGCGGGATAAAATATGAGGGTGAGGATGTTTTGGAGGCTGTTGTTAATGCTGGTGGTGGTTCGGTGAGTGACTCCATAAAGCTGCTTAGGATGGCTTATGTGATGATGAGAGCAGATGGAAGGGGAAAGCTCTCGGGCAATGATATCGAAAGAACATTGAGGCTCAGATAAGCTCCTTATAAATCCAGATACTTGCTCGAACAGT comes from the Anaerohalosphaera lusitana genome and includes:
- a CDS encoding CHC2 zinc finger domain-containing protein, encoding MSKIQIEISTEEFLEQIHGKNALIYFNVASNTWRNKPQSYSEAKRKLKYRNSQGDDIGFIVNSGGSKKEDINRINACFIDWDCGRDANGEYFSLHYVKKKKDEFVKYLSDSPLNPSYIVETRNGFHVYWLTKDYSVTPEQLVNIQKRLIVYFNADPSCTTPNRVMRLPGYLWIKSKSNCSPFNVRIYNYNSLRYSYNDFDASFPFVSDDDFSEYLEENKKGRKSDHNNSFSYYNNTCDIYEGTFPDDIKEKDSLTNNNSIIDILKKKNLADYLGIEYDCQITPDKSLHLRCPFHDDSQESASIFVDKQTGHFRIYCHSSHCGFNGSIIDVVMKQKNCDVSDAVRHLIQHYDIQKDEKWKKDKRREIDDNINIVERINELKDEYPNLYHFVNRVRDDLLSKLRFARDKIALRTSKGDVIVICSLRKFNALKGGRRNDVGRQNERIDRYCVLGLMRKLPDEEITKSLMMNLQGQRDSLVKGLGVKGDKANIYRSQCYSFPAYTPDVLAEAEETAKKLRENGVKMNSISRDMIWQVLGPEKAAQIYPQVHKQGISSAGNKFMGKVESCLLQQLHTRGYARVPEIISEITQEYDWKSVTDRRVKKYIPGLLTKHGLAEVTCTKALKEQFRIISRGYPKIVIKKSVLASGAA